Proteins encoded within one genomic window of Bradyrhizobium sp. AZCC 1719:
- a CDS encoding FadR/GntR family transcriptional regulator yields MPRDVELRQSNTHVAREIAKLIVSGTWQEGSTLPREIELASQFSVSRTSIRESLSILKAKGLIAARQKAGTHVRERINWNMLDAELLEWTWALRPTEEFARQLTQVRRIVEPEACAICAERGSDTDLARIERAYREMDAAGMDSRAYSEPDLRFHRGILTATGNDFLVAFGATVEAALRMSFDLSTLNPGAPRKSLPYHRAILDEIWARNPDGARRAMHRLMDLTERNITSALSRRHGEALAAVGAEREGDA; encoded by the coding sequence TTGCCCAGGGACGTCGAACTCCGTCAGTCCAACACCCACGTCGCGCGGGAAATCGCCAAGCTCATCGTCTCCGGCACGTGGCAGGAGGGAAGCACGCTGCCGCGCGAGATCGAGCTCGCGTCGCAATTCAGCGTCAGCCGTACCTCGATCCGGGAATCGCTGTCCATCCTCAAGGCAAAGGGCTTGATTGCGGCGCGGCAGAAGGCCGGCACCCATGTCCGCGAGCGGATTAACTGGAACATGCTGGATGCAGAGCTTCTGGAATGGACATGGGCGCTGCGTCCGACGGAAGAGTTCGCCCGCCAGCTCACGCAGGTGCGCCGGATCGTCGAACCTGAGGCTTGCGCGATCTGCGCCGAGCGCGGCTCGGACACCGACCTCGCCCGGATCGAACGGGCATACCGGGAGATGGACGCCGCGGGGATGGACAGCCGCGCCTATTCCGAGCCCGATCTGCGCTTCCATCGCGGCATCCTGACGGCGACCGGCAACGACTTTCTGGTCGCCTTCGGCGCCACCGTCGAGGCGGCGCTGCGGATGTCGTTCGATCTCTCGACGCTGAACCCGGGCGCGCCGCGCAAGAGCCTGCCCTATCACCGCGCCATCCTCGACGAGATCTGGGCGCGCAATCCCGACGGCGCGCGGCGCGCGATGCATCGCCTGATGGACCTGACCGAGCGCAACATTACCTCGGCGCTGTCACGCCGGCATGGCGAAGCGCTGGCGGCAGTGGGCGCGGAGCGCGAAGGCGACGCCTAA
- a CDS encoding ABC transporter substrate-binding protein gives MTKKNSSHTSAGFSRRTLLQAGAATLGAAAFPMPAIAQAKPFAGVTLRGASFQHRFFTLLQNYIPEFEAQTGMKVDLQLSAFPVYNQQANLELSSGGSAFDFVNVTFILAARWVAAGLLANLDEFTTDPNLTPAGWNPKDFVEGAQVPYRDAKGATYGYSWEGGAMVMGLSRMDLMEKKGLKIPRTFAELQQVCAEINGTDNVNGIVSFQLHHWCLPPYIQGFGGNIFRKPPADIMPTLNSPEAIRAVEYYANLLKNYAPKGVLTYTEDQARQSHMTGRSNIFIHSSAWITPILLSNDSKVKDTSRVVRMPAGPVHDYPAANSQGLGIPKNAKNKKAAWEFIKWALSPEISMRLVKEHGHSSVCRRSVIESEEYRKLNTVNGQDLGALYLEVLGLPAKGENYMAYRTVKEFPIVGDVLNKAFEQVATGQLAAQAAMNAAQEQAVANLRRAGTAL, from the coding sequence ATGACCAAGAAGAATTCGAGCCATACATCCGCGGGCTTCAGCCGCCGAACGCTGCTTCAGGCCGGCGCCGCCACCCTCGGCGCGGCCGCATTTCCGATGCCGGCTATTGCACAAGCAAAACCGTTTGCCGGCGTCACGCTGCGCGGCGCGTCCTTTCAGCACCGCTTTTTCACGCTGCTGCAGAACTACATTCCGGAGTTCGAGGCGCAGACCGGCATGAAGGTCGATCTGCAGCTCTCGGCGTTTCCGGTCTACAACCAGCAGGCCAACCTCGAATTGTCGTCGGGCGGCTCGGCGTTCGATTTCGTCAATGTCACCTTCATCCTGGCCGCGCGCTGGGTGGCGGCCGGCTTGCTCGCCAATCTCGACGAATTCACCACTGATCCAAATCTGACGCCGGCGGGATGGAATCCGAAGGATTTCGTCGAGGGTGCGCAGGTGCCGTACCGCGACGCCAAGGGCGCCACCTACGGCTATTCCTGGGAAGGTGGGGCCATGGTGATGGGCCTGTCGCGCATGGACCTGATGGAGAAAAAGGGACTCAAGATTCCCAGGACCTTTGCCGAACTGCAGCAGGTCTGCGCCGAGATCAACGGCACCGACAACGTCAACGGCATCGTCAGCTTCCAGCTCCATCACTGGTGCCTGCCGCCCTATATCCAGGGCTTTGGCGGCAACATCTTCCGCAAGCCGCCTGCCGACATCATGCCGACGCTGAACTCGCCGGAAGCGATTCGGGCCGTTGAATATTACGCGAACCTGCTGAAGAACTACGCGCCGAAGGGCGTACTCACCTACACCGAGGATCAGGCGCGGCAATCCCACATGACCGGCCGCTCCAACATCTTCATTCATTCCAGCGCCTGGATTACGCCGATCCTGCTCTCGAACGACAGCAAGGTGAAAGACACCTCCCGCGTCGTCAGGATGCCCGCCGGGCCTGTGCACGACTACCCGGCCGCCAACAGCCAGGGTCTCGGCATTCCCAAGAACGCCAAGAACAAGAAAGCGGCGTGGGAATTCATCAAGTGGGCGCTCAGCCCCGAAATCTCGATGCGGCTCGTCAAGGAGCACGGCCATTCCTCGGTCTGCCGCAGATCCGTCATCGAGAGTGAGGAATACCGCAAGCTGAACACGGTCAACGGCCAGGACCTCGGCGCGCTCTATCTCGAAGTGCTGGGGCTGCCGGCCAAGGGCGAGAACTACATGGCCTATCGCACCGTGAAGGAGTTCCCGATCGTTGGCGATGTCCTCAACAAGGCGTTCGAACAGGTGGCGACCGGGCAGCTCGCAGCCCAAGCTGCGATGAATGCAGCGCAGGAGCAGGCGGTCGCCAATCTCCGCCGCGCCGGGACCGCGCTTTGA
- a CDS encoding carbohydrate ABC transporter permease, with protein sequence MSGEGLVDAERRRFNRIALAPSLIVLFVIAGLPAIYLVVTSLTPFQLVNPGSSTDFSSPLRNYRLLPGDPRFVNSLWVQAKLSFWGVLLQVLLGMLLALLLHTQSRVVEFARTLFLIPMVLPPIVVAIIWKLIYTPDISPLYYAASLLNVTMPSLTSSVDFALTAIIIADTWEWMPFTFLMVLAALQTIPEEFSEAALVDGANRLQIFFYITLPFITPILVISGMFRLIDSVKAFPLVFLLTGGGPGSVTEVTNYYAYLLAFDFNEIGYSSSVTIVMLLLVVAVSLGVVWMGRRREAMA encoded by the coding sequence TTGAGCGGAGAAGGACTGGTCGACGCCGAGCGCCGCCGCTTCAATCGCATCGCGCTGGCGCCGAGCCTGATCGTGTTGTTCGTGATCGCAGGCTTGCCTGCGATCTATCTTGTCGTGACCAGCCTGACGCCGTTCCAACTGGTCAATCCCGGCTCGTCGACAGATTTCAGCTCGCCCTTGCGGAACTATCGCCTGCTCCCGGGCGACCCGCGCTTCGTCAATTCGCTATGGGTGCAGGCCAAGCTCTCGTTCTGGGGCGTGCTGTTGCAGGTCCTGCTCGGCATGCTGCTGGCGCTATTGCTGCACACGCAGTCGCGCGTCGTGGAATTCGCCCGCACCCTGTTCCTGATTCCGATGGTGCTGCCGCCGATCGTCGTGGCGATCATCTGGAAGCTGATTTACACGCCCGACATCAGTCCGCTCTACTACGCCGCAAGCCTGCTCAACGTGACCATGCCGTCGCTGACTTCGAGCGTCGATTTCGCGCTGACCGCGATCATCATCGCCGACACCTGGGAATGGATGCCCTTCACCTTCCTGATGGTATTGGCGGCGCTGCAGACCATTCCGGAGGAATTTTCCGAAGCCGCCCTGGTCGACGGCGCCAACCGGCTGCAGATCTTCTTCTACATCACGCTGCCCTTCATCACGCCGATCCTGGTCATCTCGGGCATGTTTCGCCTGATCGACAGCGTCAAGGCATTTCCGCTGGTGTTCCTCCTGACCGGCGGCGGACCGGGCAGCGTCACCGAGGTGACCAACTACTATGCCTATCTGCTCGCCTTCGACTTCAACGAAATCGGCTATTCCAGTTCGGTCACGATCGTGATGCTGCTGCTCGTCGTCGCGGTCAGCCTCGGTGTGGTGTGGATGGGCCGCCGCCGCGAGGCCATGGCATGA
- a CDS encoding carbohydrate ABC transporter permease: MSGPVRRSASPRRLVAIGVTLIVLLSPFLWLLQMSFKSNDLILQFPPPLIFTPTLQNYASLWQGAFAASFVNSLMSASFSTALALVLGVPAAYALSRWAGRGKHALSFAILVTRMAPPIAFTIPFFLFYRWIGLLDTVTGLVLVYTSFNLPLVIWMMQPFFETVPSSLEEAALVDGASTRVVFLQIVLPMVAPGIAATAILCFLYAWNDFFFALILTRTNARTAPVAVVNFMNYEGWEWGKIAAGGSLVMAPVLIFSLAVRRYLVSGLTAGAVKG; this comes from the coding sequence ATGAGTGGCCCGGTCCGCCGTTCGGCCAGCCCGCGCCGGCTCGTTGCGATCGGCGTGACGCTGATCGTGCTGCTGTCGCCGTTTCTCTGGCTCTTGCAGATGAGCTTCAAGTCCAACGACCTGATCCTGCAGTTTCCGCCGCCCTTGATCTTCACGCCGACGCTGCAAAATTATGCGTCGCTCTGGCAAGGCGCGTTCGCGGCCTCCTTTGTCAACAGCCTGATGAGTGCGTCATTCTCCACGGCGCTGGCGCTCGTTCTCGGGGTGCCCGCGGCCTACGCGTTGTCGCGATGGGCGGGGCGAGGAAAGCACGCGCTGAGCTTCGCCATCCTGGTGACGCGAATGGCGCCGCCGATCGCATTCACGATTCCGTTCTTCCTGTTCTATCGCTGGATCGGGCTGCTCGACACCGTCACCGGGTTGGTGCTGGTCTACACCAGCTTCAACCTGCCGCTGGTGATCTGGATGATGCAACCGTTTTTTGAAACCGTGCCGTCGTCGCTGGAAGAGGCGGCGCTGGTCGACGGTGCGTCGACACGGGTTGTCTTCCTCCAGATCGTGCTGCCGATGGTCGCGCCCGGCATCGCCGCCACCGCGATCCTGTGCTTCCTCTACGCCTGGAACGACTTCTTCTTTGCGCTGATCCTGACGCGGACCAACGCGCGCACGGCGCCGGTCGCCGTGGTCAACTTCATGAACTACGAGGGATGGGAGTGGGGCAAGATCGCCGCGGGCGGCTCGCTGGTGATGGCGCCGGTCCTGATCTTCTCGCTCGCCGTGCGTCGCTATCTGGTGAGCGGGCTGACAGCGGGCGCCGTGAAAGGGTGA
- a CDS encoding shikimate dehydrogenase family protein, with amino-acid sequence MRLPTGASRFVFIFAHPAGHVGAPRHYTPYFQGNGLDWHMVPLDIAPEHLSETIRTFAKSPSVAGFNLTMPHKPAAFELCDAVGPAAEFEGVVNTIRIEAGGRLVGESFDGGGFLNAAREARIFDPDRRCVVIGAGGAGRAICHALAAAGLKRLRILNEAPGPVEILAAKLRSRFEDLEISLDEKFDDAGLLVNATSLGLRETDALPMNPARLPDDCAVFDIIAARRTEFMQACAARGLKVVDGVAMIKHQLPLQTAFWRGES; translated from the coding sequence ATGCGGCTTCCGACCGGTGCTTCACGATTTGTATTCATCTTTGCCCATCCGGCCGGCCATGTCGGCGCGCCCCGCCATTACACGCCTTACTTCCAGGGCAATGGGCTGGACTGGCACATGGTGCCGCTCGACATCGCGCCGGAACATCTCTCTGAGACGATCCGCACGTTCGCGAAATCGCCGAGCGTCGCCGGCTTCAATCTCACGATGCCGCACAAGCCGGCGGCGTTCGAGCTATGCGATGCGGTCGGGCCGGCCGCAGAGTTCGAAGGCGTCGTCAACACGATCCGGATCGAGGCTGGCGGTCGGCTGGTCGGCGAATCCTTCGATGGCGGCGGTTTCCTGAATGCGGCGCGCGAGGCGAGGATATTCGATCCAGATCGTCGCTGCGTCGTGATCGGGGCGGGGGGAGCCGGCCGCGCGATCTGTCACGCGCTCGCTGCCGCCGGACTAAAGCGGCTGCGGATCCTGAACGAAGCGCCGGGTCCGGTCGAAATTCTTGCCGCAAAACTCCGCAGCCGTTTCGAAGATCTCGAAATCAGCCTGGACGAAAAATTCGACGACGCCGGCCTGCTCGTCAACGCTACCTCGCTCGGGCTTCGCGAGACGGACGCCCTGCCGATGAATCCCGCGAGGCTGCCGGATGATTGCGCCGTATTCGATATCATCGCCGCCCGTCGGACGGAGTTCATGCAAGCCTGCGCCGCGCGCGGCCTGAAGGTGGTTGATGGCGTCGCGATGATCAAACACCAACTGCCCCTGCAGACTGCATTCTGGCGCGGCGAATCCTGA
- a CDS encoding mechanosensitive ion channel family protein, with the protein MEDLLSKVEQAFDWAPQWLVGLGLVVGAIAVALLVYGIAARIIKRALRMRWPAVTLLLQRVSGPARLALCLVAVALVLPLAPLNDVLREQLRHFFIVAVIALIGWITVRAVDMGAARYLQRFRLDTDENFLARKHVTQVRVFKRVIHILIVIIAVSTALMTFESVKQYGVSLFASAGAAGLIVGLAARPLLSNLIAGVQIAITQPIRIEDAVIIENEWGWIEDIASTYVVVRLWDWRRMVVPLSYFIERPFQNWTRDTQSLIGAVTLHVDYCTDVSRIRHRLEEAVRESKLWDGAVVNLQVVEASPRAIELRALVSARSAPQAWDLRCEIREKLLTFIREEMPEAFPRERAMISPRLADFGDSFERGDAQSRPVPATAHS; encoded by the coding sequence ATGGAAGATCTTCTGTCAAAGGTCGAGCAGGCGTTTGATTGGGCGCCACAATGGCTGGTCGGGCTTGGCCTCGTTGTCGGCGCCATTGCCGTGGCGCTGTTGGTGTACGGTATTGCCGCAAGAATCATCAAGCGCGCGCTGCGGATGCGCTGGCCGGCCGTCACGCTGCTCCTGCAAAGGGTCTCCGGCCCGGCGCGGCTGGCGCTTTGTCTCGTCGCCGTGGCGCTGGTGCTGCCGCTGGCGCCTTTGAACGACGTGCTGCGTGAACAGCTCAGGCACTTCTTCATCGTTGCCGTGATCGCGCTGATCGGATGGATCACGGTTCGCGCCGTGGACATGGGGGCCGCGCGCTATCTTCAGCGCTTCCGCCTCGATACCGATGAGAATTTTCTCGCCCGCAAGCACGTCACCCAGGTGCGTGTCTTCAAGCGCGTGATCCATATCTTGATTGTCATCATTGCCGTTTCCACCGCCCTGATGACCTTCGAGTCCGTCAAGCAGTACGGCGTCAGCCTGTTCGCCTCCGCCGGCGCGGCCGGCCTGATCGTCGGCCTTGCCGCAAGGCCTTTGCTCAGCAACCTCATCGCCGGCGTTCAGATCGCGATCACGCAACCGATCCGGATCGAGGACGCCGTCATCATCGAGAACGAATGGGGGTGGATCGAGGACATCGCCTCGACCTATGTCGTGGTCCGGTTGTGGGACTGGCGCAGGATGGTGGTGCCGCTGTCCTACTTCATCGAGCGTCCCTTCCAGAACTGGACCCGCGATACCCAGTCGCTGATCGGGGCCGTTACGCTTCATGTCGATTATTGCACCGATGTCTCGCGGATCAGGCACCGGCTTGAGGAGGCCGTGCGCGAGTCCAAATTGTGGGATGGCGCGGTGGTCAATCTCCAGGTGGTGGAAGCCAGCCCGCGGGCGATCGAGCTTCGGGCGCTGGTCAGCGCCAGATCCGCGCCGCAAGCCTGGGATCTGCGCTGCGAGATCAGGGAAAAGCTGCTCACCTTCATTCGCGAGGAGATGCCGGAAGCCTTCCCGCGCGAACGTGCCATGATATCGCCCCGGCTCGCCGACTTCGGCGACAGTTTCGAGCGCGGCGATGCGCAGTCCCGTCCGGTCCCGGCGACGGCCCACAGCTAG
- a CDS encoding DUF3830 family protein — MSQLIVRAGEFTFQARFEEQLAPKTVAAFRKAMPFESQAIHVRWSGEGVWMPLGDLDFGVSYENHTSYPAPGQIILYPGGISETEILLAYGGVHFASKMGQLAGNHFITLTSGLENLTAFGKAVLWKGAQKIRFEEV, encoded by the coding sequence ATGAGCCAACTGATTGTCCGTGCCGGTGAATTTACTTTCCAGGCCCGTTTCGAGGAGCAACTGGCGCCGAAGACGGTCGCTGCCTTTCGCAAGGCGATGCCATTCGAGAGCCAGGCGATCCACGTCCGCTGGAGCGGCGAGGGTGTCTGGATGCCGCTCGGCGATCTCGATTTCGGCGTCTCCTACGAGAACCACACCAGCTATCCCGCGCCCGGCCAGATCATTCTTTATCCCGGCGGCATCAGCGAGACCGAAATCCTGCTGGCCTATGGCGGCGTGCACTTTGCGAGCAAGATGGGCCAACTCGCCGGCAACCATTTCATTACCCTGACTTCGGGGTTGGAGAACCTGACCGCATTCGGCAAGGCCGTGCTGTGGAAGGGCGCGCAGAAGATCCGCTTCGAGGAAGTCTGA
- the puuE gene encoding allantoinase PuuE, whose product MAAPTYPRDFRGYGRNPPDPKWPGNARVAVQFVVNFEEGGENNVLDGDRASEAFLSDVLGAQPWPGQRHANIESMFEYGSRAGFWRLWRAFTGRNLPVTVFGVAKALQRNPDVVAAMKEAGWDIASHSLRWIEHKDMSENEERTEIAAAIRVHTEATGARPLGWYTGRSSINTLRLLMEAGGLLYLSDSYADDLPYWIKSRGSKPHLVIPYTLDANDMRFVNAQGFGGGDEFFTYLKDSFDVLYAEGESAPKMMSVGLHCRVVGRPGRAAALMRFLDYIGNHERVWVPTRLQIAQHWHANLPHPADSAFDIG is encoded by the coding sequence ATGGCGGCGCCGACCTATCCGCGCGACTTTCGCGGCTACGGGCGCAACCCGCCCGATCCGAAGTGGCCCGGCAACGCGCGGGTTGCGGTGCAGTTCGTGGTCAATTTCGAGGAAGGCGGCGAGAACAATGTTCTCGACGGCGATCGCGCCTCGGAGGCTTTTTTGTCCGACGTATTGGGTGCGCAGCCCTGGCCCGGACAGCGCCATGCCAACATCGAGTCGATGTTTGAATATGGCTCGCGCGCCGGCTTCTGGCGGCTGTGGCGGGCGTTCACCGGGCGCAATTTGCCGGTCACCGTGTTCGGCGTCGCAAAGGCGTTGCAGCGAAATCCCGACGTGGTTGCTGCCATGAAGGAGGCCGGCTGGGACATCGCCAGCCACAGCCTCAGATGGATCGAGCACAAGGACATGTCGGAGAACGAGGAGCGCACCGAGATCGCGGCGGCGATCCGCGTCCACACCGAGGCAACCGGCGCCCGCCCGCTCGGCTGGTACACCGGGCGCTCCTCGATCAACACCTTAAGGCTTCTGATGGAGGCCGGCGGTCTGCTTTATCTCAGCGACTCCTATGCCGACGACCTGCCGTACTGGATCAAGTCGCGGGGCTCCAAGCCGCATCTGGTCATCCCCTATACGCTCGACGCCAACGACATGCGCTTTGTCAACGCGCAGGGCTTTGGCGGCGGCGATGAATTCTTCACCTACCTCAAGGACAGTTTTGACGTTCTTTATGCGGAAGGTGAGAGCGCGCCGAAGATGATGTCGGTCGGCCTGCATTGCCGGGTCGTCGGCCGCCCCGGGCGCGCGGCGGCGCTGATGCGGTTTCTCGACTACATCGGAAACCACGAGCGCGTCTGGGTACCGACGCGGCTGCAGATCGCGCAGCACTGGCACGCCAATCTGCCGCATCCTGCCGATAGCGCTTTCGATATCGGATGA